In Triticum aestivum cultivar Chinese Spring chromosome 5B, IWGSC CS RefSeq v2.1, whole genome shotgun sequence, the following proteins share a genomic window:
- the LOC123116425 gene encoding uncharacterized protein, which produces MGSCVSRSTASVEGSGRAVATAKVVGPDGSLAQFAAPVMAGEALGDAARASSFLCSADELRFDAPARALAAEEALQPGWLYFALPMSMLRRPLSGQEMAALAVKASSALAVASGKGRKAARVAPLVLADDEGTGTEDGGWSRHAYGKSDALKTVHGGGETVGKTRKRAAGGSYGSRTSRPAGVQRLSSILEADD; this is translated from the coding sequence ATGGGCTCGTGCGTCTCGCGATCGACGGCGTCGGTGGAGGGGTCCGGGCGGGCGGTGGCCACGGCGAAGGTGGTCGGCCCGGACGGCTCTTTGGCGCAGTTCGCGGCGCCCGTCATGGCGGGCGAGGCGCTGGGGGACGCCGCCCGCGCGTCGAGCTTCCTGTGCAGCGCCGACGAGCTCCGCTTCGACGCGCCCGCCCGTGCGCTGGCGGCCGAGGAGGCGCTGCAGCCCGGGTGGCTCTACTTCGCGCTGCCCATGTCCATGCTCCGCCGGCCGCTCTCCGGGCAGGAGATGGCCGCCCTCGCCGTCAAGGCCAGCTCCGCGCTCGCCGTCGCCAGCGGTAAGGGGCGGAAGGCGGCTCGGGTGGCGCCGTTAGTCCTCGCTGACGATGAGGGCACCGGAACAGAGGACGGTGGATGGAGTCGCCACGCGTATGGAAAAAGCGATGCGCTCAAGACGGTGCACGGCGGCGGTGAGACGGTGGGGAAGACGAGGAAGCGAGCAGCTGGTGGTTCTTACGGAAGCCGCACGAGTCGTCCGGCAGGCGTGCAAAGGTTAAGCTCCATTTTGGAGGCCGATGACTGA